In Nostoc piscinale CENA21, the genomic stretch GTAATAATCCCAATGGTGGCACCTGTTAAGACTAACCATCTTTCTTGGGAAACTGCGATCGCCGTTGTGACGCTATCTAAGGAAAAGGCTAAGTCTGTGAAGGCAATTACCGGGATGGCTTGTAAAACAGTTTTAAACCTCGGCCCATGATGGTGAGAGTCTTCTGTTTCTTCTGAGGTAAAGTGTTGGAATACCAGCCACAGCAAGTAAGCCGCACCTAACAATTCAAATTGCCAGAAATTTTGTACCCAAGTAGCGGTCAAAATGAGGGAAATCCGCAACACATAGGCAATTACTAAGCCAAAGTTCAGCGCCTTAGCTTCTAGTTCCTTATCTTCTAATCCCTGAGCGATCGCAGCGAGGGCGATCGCATTGTCAGCCGATAGCACAGCCTCTAAAAACACCAGAATTAACAGGACTATAGGGGCTTCGACGCTGAAATGAAAGTGGAGATAATCAAATATGCTGTCTAGCATTCCGGGGTTCTCAAGTCAAAAATAAAAACTAACAGAATGTTTTTTCTATAAAAAGCGCAATCAATCGCTACTCTTATCCAGCTTAACTTGTAAAAGCTGCATAATCGCCGCAATCGCATCTAAGTATTTTACATTTTTATTTCAATGTAGTATTTAGAATACAAAACTCAGCAGCGATCGCTAGAAATTGGATGGAAAATATAGCCATCCGATTTGAGATATCAAGCGAGAGACAAGGTAGACAAGGAAGATAAGAGAGACAATTCTTTCTTTTTCCTTTTTCCTTTTGACTTTTTCCTTGTTGTACTAGTCTGACAGGCTGCATAAACTCATCAACCCAAACCTATTGATTGAGTGAAGGGATGAAACCCACACACTAAACACTCATATTCAAAGGAAAACAGTTATGAAAACCCATCTTTTATTGAGCCTTGCTTGTTCTATCTCTTTATTAGGTACAGTTACATCACCTACTCATGCTCAACAAGTTCCAACTGTAGAACCACAAGCCGTCAGTGCTGAAATTAGCATTCCTCAAGATACAGCAATTATTGTTGCTTTTCCTGCACCTGTTACCATCGATGTTGGGCAGAAGAAAGATTATCCTCTGACTCTTCCTTTAGCTAGTGCCATTAAAGATGCTCAAGGCAATATCATCGCGCCTGAAAATACCCCAGTCAGTATAATTTTAAAACCAAAAGAAGGCGGGGCAAAAATTATAGCACAGTCTTTAGTTATTAACGGCAAAATTGTTACCATCAAAGCCTCTAGTCAAGTTATTCCTGGTACTACCATTACCCATGTACGAGCCAATGATAAGGCGATCGAAAATGGTTCGGTTTGGGGAAGAATTGGCGGCAGTACTTTAGGCTTTCTCAGCCAAGGAGATCCTGAGCAATTTGATCGAGGAGCTATGTTAGGCAGTGCTGTAGGGTTGTTGACAGGCTTACGTTCCGCAGAAAACACCAGGATAGTGCAAATTCCCCAAAGCAGTGTTTATGTCCTATCCCTGGAGGCTCCTATTAGTTTAACTCCTCGTTAGTCCCAGAAAAAATCAGAGAAAATCATTGTCAAAATTTTACGCTGGTTGCAAGATTGCTAAATGAAAATTATGTCGATTTTCCACTATCAAGTATTTTTCTTGTAAAGGTTGCCACTGCTGCCATAATTGGTAACGATGTTCTGCTAATAAGTTAGCTAAGGTAGGCAGATGAGTGTTAAATTCTGACTTAAAAATATCTGTCAGCCACGCTCCCATCACCACGCTATCTTGAATGCTCCCTAAAATATCTTGTATGCTTTTTACTTCTGCAATGTAACCTGTGTAAGCATCTGTATATAATTCCGCAAATAATTCCATTTGATAACGCAAACGTTTTGCTTGTTTGCGTAAATCATGAATCGTCTCACCTTTACTGGTTAAATGCTGTTCTATTTTTTCAGCTTGCCAATCACTGCGAATCCTCACTTCTGATTCGGTAACTTGAGTTCCCACTAACCATCCTGGATGAAGAAAGAAAATGCTAACTTCTGGTAACAGCAAATCTGGTAATACTTGCTGAATTGGGAGAGAAGCTAAAGATTGATAGTGAGGTTTCTCTAACCATTCTTCTAATGTTTGCTTAAAAGATTTATATGGTTCATCTTTAAGTGTATTCAACACATCAGCCAAGGCAACTTCTCGCTGTTTTGCCAAAGCCTGAAAAACCTTATGTAGAGATTTCTGTTCCTTATGTGGTAGTTTTGGTTGGTAAAACTGTTCTAAACTTTCTTTGAGTACATCTAAGTCTCTCAGGCTACCTAGCCGACGAGCAATTTTACCAATATTTTTATCACTTGCTGGCTTTGGTAAATCTAGTACGATATCAAATCGACTCACTGCGGTGCGGAGACGGCGCATCCCCACACGCATTTGATGTAGTGCTTCAGGATCTTCATCTTTTTTAACAGCTTTTTCGTACTTTAACGTTTTATTAAAATGCTTTTGAATTGCTTGGTAGGCATATTCGCCTAGGGTCTTGACTGTGGATTTAGTGGCTAGTTTCATAATTAATAACAACTAGTTACTTATTGTGGTTATTGCATACTAGCATTAGTTACAAAAAAAACATCTATCTTAAGATAGCTATTTTAAATTGATAACTATAATGATGAGTATTAATGTTATCATTATTGTAAGATAAATATAAAAATAAATTGATTTTATAGAGATATTTTTCAAGTACTGATTAAAATGGTTATTATCTTGAATAATTCCGATAATTTTAGATAAAAATTTTCATAATAAAAAATGCAAAATCCACAAATTATCAAGCAAGTCATTCTCTCATTTACTGAAAGTTTTCGAGAGTACAGAACCGATATTTCAGGAGTAAAGTTAACGCCAGACAAACATTTATGGGTAGGTTCAGATGAAACTTCTACTTTGGAAAGACTAACTTTGATTGAGGAGAATAAATTTGCAGAACACCAACAATATAAAGTCTCAGATTTTTTAAAATTACCTGCCTCAGAAGACGAAGAAATTGATATTGAAGGACTGGCGTATACAGATTATTATTTATGGGTAGTCGGTTCCCATAGTTACAAACGCAAAAAACCAAAATCTGACAAATCTGATCAAAAAAATGTTTCGAGACTGGCAAAGATTGAAATTGAATCTAATCGTTATATTTTAGGCAGAATTCCTCTGATAGATGGCCACTTAATTTCTGCTTGCCAACATCCGCAAGATGCAAATTTACAGTTAACTTCTGCCAAATTAGAAATCACAAAACAAGGCAATTTACTGATGTCGGCTTTAGTAAATGACCCTCATTTAGGTGCATTTATTCAAGCTGCAATTCCTGGTAAGGATAATGGTTTTGATATTGAAGGATTAGCTATTTATCAAGATAAGATTTTTTTAGGTTTGCGCGGCCCTGTATTACGAGGTTGGGCAATAGTTTTGGAAATTGAACTACAAAACTCTAGTCCTGGATTGATGAAACTCATTCCGATTGGTGAAAATAAGAAAGAATACAAAAAACATTTCCTCTGGCTGAATGGTTTAGGAATTCGTGATTTGTGTCTGGATAGGGAAGATTTATTGATTTTAGCTGGGCCAACAATGGATTTAGATGGCCCAGTGCAAGTTTATCGTTGGCAAAATGGTGTGAAATCTTCTGAAAATCTGCTCAACTATCCACAGCTTGTGCAAGAAATTCCTTATGGAAATTGCAATGATCATGCTGAGGGGATGACTTTATTTCAAGATATATCCGGAGTGCCTTCGCTGTTAGTAGTTTATGATTCTCCGGCTGAGACTAGGTTAATTGACGATCGCAGCGTCACAGCAGATTTATTCCCCTTAAGTTAAAGGTTAGTAGAAATCGCTTGCACAGGACAAGTCGGAATACACTGTTCACAAACAATGCAGCGCGATCGCGTGAATATTAGCTTGAATGTTTCTGGATGTAGACTCAGTGCTTCTGTGGGACATACCCCAGTACATAAACCACAGTCAACACAGATATCTTCATCAATAGCAATTTCCCCCAAACTCGAAGATACACCAATATGACGCGATCGCATCCATTCAATTGCGGCATCTAACTGATCAATATCTCCTGAAAGTTCCACCACCAACTTACCGATTTGATTGGGGGCGACTTGGGCGCGGATAATATTGGCAGCTACATTAAAATCTTTTGCCAGCACATAAGTTACAGGCATTTGAATGGCACGCTTAGGAAATGTCAGAGTAACTCGTTTTTTCACAGGTTTAAGTAGGTAGAGGCGGATAGATAAAAAGAAAGCGATAAACTAAATAGTGGCAATAGTTAATAAGTATGAATAAATTTGCTATGACTACAGAAGCACCCGTCAATTCTCCCGTCAAGCCGGAATCTAAATTTGGGGCGCGTTTGAGAAACTTCTTAATTGTAATAGTAGCGATCGCCCTGAGTGTTGCCCTTGTCTTAGGATTAAGAACTGAAACTAATTCCATTTCTGTTTCTGAGTTGGCGAAAAACTCCACCCCCCTGGATGTTGCTGTGAGTAACGGTAAACCATCCATAGTTGAGTTTTATGCTGACTGGTGTACTGTTTGTCAAAAGATGGCACCAGATATGGCAGAACTAGAACAGCAGTATGCCGACAAAGCCAATTTTGTCATGCTGAACGTAGAGAACACCAAATGGTTACCAGAAATGCTGAAATATCGCGTAGATGGCATTCCCCATTTTGTATTTTTAACTAAAAATGCAGAAAGTATTGCTCAGGCGATCGGGGATATACCCCGTAATATCATGGCCAATAATGTCGAGGCGTTAGTTGCTGGTACACCCTTACCCTATGCCCAAGCTACTGGTAAAACTTCTAAAGTTTCCACCTCAGTTGTGCCAAAACAGCAAGATGATCCCCGCAGTCATGGTAGTCAAGTCGTGAATTAATTTTTTAAACATAGAACAATAAATCTAGGTTGGGTGAAACGAATACACCCCTACACCCATTCTTAACAAATAACCTTTTGGTGTGAGTCCTGTTGTCAACAAAAACAAATGCACCAGTAGAATACTCTAGGGTATCTTACTGGTGCAGCAAATCTCGACAAACAGGGGAGCAATTGAGAATAGTTTTTCGCTATTTTTATAGATAGATATTGTAACGATTTAACCGACATAGATTGTCTTGGCTCAACCGCCTGCAACAGCAGGTACAATACTCACTTCATCACCATCTTTCAACGGTGTAGCTGTTCCATCTAAAAAGCGGATATCTTCACTATTCACATATAAATTTAAAAAGCGTCGTGGTTGTCCTTGTTCATCGCACAGGCGCTCTTTAATCCCAGGACAATGTTTTTCTAAAGAATCGAACAACTCAGAAATATTGCTACCGTTACATTCGATGGTAGCTTGACTATTCGTGAACTTTTGGAGAGCAGTCGGAATTAAAACAGTAACAGCCATATTTGAAGTGTGAAGTGTGAAGTGTGAAGTATGAAGAGTGAAATTTAGGGTTTTTCACTTTAAACTAGAACTTGTTGCCATTCTAGGCGGTCTAGGGTACGTGAGCGTTCTAGCGCACGTTCAAAGCTATCGAGTTTGGCATCAATTGTCAATGGTTCACCAATGTAACCTTGAACTGCTTCTTGAGTTTTCAAACCATTGCCAGTGATATAAACCACGGTAGTTTCATCTGGATCAATTTTGCCAGCTTCTACCAATTTTTTCAGCACAGCAACGGTTGTTCCACCAGCTGTTTCTGTGAAGATACCTTCGGTTTCTGCCAGCAACTTGATGCCTTCAATGATTTCTGCATCGGTGACTGACTCAATATTACCGCCTGTTTTCTTCGCAATTTCGACAGCATAGACACCATCTGCTGGATTACCAATTGCGATCGATTTAGCAATTGTATTTGGTTTCACAGGCTTGATAAAGTCGCGGTCTTCTTTAAATGCTTGGGCGATGGGTGAACAACCATCAGCTTGTGCGCCACTGAAACGGACTTTTTTTATCTTCTACCAAACCAACTTCTACAAATTCTTTGAAGCCTTTATAGATTTTGGTAAACAGCGAACCAGAAGCCAGAGGAGCAACTACATGATCTGGTAATTGCCAACCAAGTTGTTCAGCTACTTCAAAGCCCAGAGTTTTGGAACCTTCAGAGTAGTAAGGACGCAGATTAATATTTACAAAACCCCAACCATGTGTATTTGCCACTTCTGAACAGAGGCGGTTTACTTGATCATAGTTGCCTTTAACAGCCATGAGAGTAGGACTGTAAATCAAGCTACCTAAAACTTTACCTGCTTCTAAGTCAGAGGGGATGAATACGCAGCAGTCTAAACCAGCGTGAGCCGCGATCGCAGCTGTAGAATTTGCTAAGTTACCAGTGCTGGCACAAGATACTGTAGTAAAACCTAACTCTCTAGCGCGAGACAAAGCAACTGAAACTACCCGATCCTTAAAGCTGAGGGTAGGCATGTTGACGGCATCATTTTTAATGTAAAGCTTATTCAGCCCCAGGCGGCGGGCAAGACGTTGGGAGCGCACCAAAGGAGTCATCCCAGTTCCCACATCAATTACATTGTCAGTTGCCACAGGTAAAAATTGACGATAGCGCCAGATTGAATTTGGCCCGGCTTGAATCTTTTCGCGGCTTACACTCAGGCGAATATTGTTGTAGTTATATTTCACTTCCAACGGCCCAAAGCAAAACTCACAAACATGACTAGCTTGGAGTTCATATTCTGCACCACATTCTTTACACTTCAAAGCTTCTAGATTGGCTGTGGTGGTTTGGGTGTGTGTGGAGATTGCCTGAGTCATAGCGATCGCTTTCCCTGTTTTGTCCGTCAACTGTCGCTTGATAGTATCACGAGTAAAAATACCAGTCAAACATACCCGATAAAAATAGTCGGATATTTTAATTCCAGTCATAAATTCCTTGAGCAAATAAAAATCTATTTTTTGTTTTTGATTAACACTCAGTAATACGGTATTGCCATACTAATAAAGTATAAAAAATTGAAATTATTCTCATTAATTTTTAGTCAAAAATACTGTGTATGTTTAAGTATGAATTTTTGGTATACCAGTATTTCGACTGTTTTTTAATTCCAGAAGCTTGATTTAAGGTTGTTATTGTTACGCAATATTGGTGTAATAAGTAAGAGCCAAAGTGTCAGTAAATTAGACCAAAAGTAAGTAAAATCTATAACTTTAAATAAATAAGTATTACATCATATTTGGAATTGAATTATTTAATTCCAGCATTTATATCGACTCTCATCGAAATTAATCAGGCTGCATCGTATTAAGTAACTACACCCAATGAAATCTCGTTACCAAATTCAAAAGACTAAAAACGGCGTATTTCACAATACTTTAGTAGCAACAGTGTTGTTAGCTAACGGGTTTTTCTTGGTCTTCCCAGTGTTAGCTCAAACTACGCCAACCGCAGCTGGTACACCCATCGATAACCAAGCGACAGCCACCTACGAAGACCCCAATAACCCTAACGTACCAATCAGCAGTACTTCTAACAAAGTAACTATCTCCATAGCAGAAGTAGCTGGTATTTTGGTTCAAGCTGGTACGGTTAACGACCTTACCCCCAATGGTACAGTTCAAGTTGGTGACACTTTAGAATACAACTTTACTATTACCAACATAGGTAACGACCCCACTAAATTCCGTATTCCTGGCGGAGTCGCCGTTTCAGGTAAAGGAACAGTAGTTAATAACAGCTTGGAATATTTTGATAGTGTTGCTAATAGTTGGAAGCCAGTTCCCAATGGTGGAGTAACTACAGACAATTCTGTACCAGTAAATGGTACTGTTCCAGTACGAGTACGAGTAACAGTAAATTCTGATGCAGTAGCTGGTGATAACATTTCAGTTATCCTTGGTCAAACTGTTAATCAAGTATCAAATGTGCCAAGGGTGCCTGATGGCCTCGATGTTTACACTGTAGACAACCCAGATGGTACATCTGGAGGAGAAGTTACAGGTTCGCCTGTTAACGGTGTAGTAGAAGGTAGTGCATTAGCCTCCATAACTGTTCAACCAAAGTATTATTCCTTAGCTACCATCCTCAAAACTCGCGGTGCTTATGACAACAAGAATACCGTAGCAGACATCACAGACGACACCATCAACTACAGCTTGAGTCTGCAAGTTAGGTCTACTGATAACACAGGACAAAGCATCACTCCCTCAGCTTTAGCCGGTACAAGCATCAATGTTAATGGTACTACTGGCACCTACATCTTAGTATCTGATGCAATTCCTTTTGGCACAGAATTAGCAGTCACACCCACTGCTCCCACTGGTTGGACTGTAGTTTACTCTACTACAGCTGTCACAACATCTGCTAACGCTGCTACCTGGACAACCACAGCCCCAGCTTTGTCTACTGTCACCCGCATCGGTTTTGCAAAAACTACTGTAGATGGCAACACATCTACTTATCTTCCTGCTGCTGATGCACAGTTAACCAGTTTCTCTATTCAGTTAAAAGTTAAAACTGGACAGACTGCACCTCTCACCATAGCCAACATCGCGCAAGTCTTCGGTAAAACACCAGAGACAAATGCTCCTGTATTTGACGAGTCTGGCGACCAAAATCCCAGCTACTTTGACGGCCCTCCGAATAACATGACACCCCCACGAAGTATAGATGCAGATGGGGATAATGTACCAGACCAGTTACCACCTACCGTACCTAATGGCTATCTTGATGACCCGAAAAATAATCCAAGTGTTCTGAACAACACCGGAACTGATACCAATGGTAATAATACTGGTTCAGGCCCTGGTGGTGAAGCCAACGTATTTATAATCAGCCTCAATGCACTTGTCAACGGGCCAGATGGTTCGCCGGATGCAGTAGGCCCGACTAATAACAATGATGATTTTACAAACAAATCTTCCAATGTTCCGGCTGGTCTAACTCCGGGTTCAACATTTAATCCAAATCCAGTTACTTTTAATAACACCGTTCTCAATACAGGTACTCAAACAGCCAATATTTCTTTACTACCAACACCACCAGCTACTCCAAGTCACTTGCCTAACGGTACAACTGTAACCATATCTGTTGGTTCTTCATCTGCGACTTATACATATAACGGCACAGCTTTTACATATACAACTAGTAATGGTTCTGTGGGAGGCAACCCTATCAGTGCTACTAACCCATTACAAATTGGCTCATTGGCAACAAATGGTCAATCTAGCTATACCGTCACTGTTGACTTGCCTGCTGGTACGCCACTTTCAACTGATACTAATATTCAACGCGGCTTCCCTGTACCAATCACGGCATTTATTGACGCTAATGGCAATGGTTTAGCTGATGATGCAACGTCAAATATCACTATAGACCGGGTATATACTGGTTTCTTGCAAATGATCAAACAGTCACGAATTTTACAAGGAACTGGGCCAGCAGTTCAAGGTACAGATGGCACTTTGAGTACAGACCCGAAAAAACCTGCACCGGGAAATATTGTTGAGTACGTGATTCAGTACAAAAATATTTCTGAAGTAGTACCTCCAGCCCCAAGTACGGGTAATGTGACTTTAAGTGCTGGCAGTGTGGTGATTACGGAAGATGGCACTTTAGCTCCCAATAACTGGGCGAAAGATAATGATAACAATGGTGTAATTGATACCAGTCATATTCTTGGCTCGGCTCAGGGAGCAGGAGCAGTTCAATTTTTCAGTGGCACTTCTGCTACTAATCTTCTTGGTGGTGAACAAAGTGGTACTACTGCGGTTAACGATGTCACCAAGTATATAAATACTCTTAATAACCCTGT encodes the following:
- a CDS encoding DUF3616 domain-containing protein, giving the protein MQNPQIIKQVILSFTESFREYRTDISGVKLTPDKHLWVGSDETSTLERLTLIEENKFAEHQQYKVSDFLKLPASEDEEIDIEGLAYTDYYLWVVGSHSYKRKKPKSDKSDQKNVSRLAKIEIESNRYILGRIPLIDGHLISACQHPQDANLQLTSAKLEITKQGNLLMSALVNDPHLGAFIQAAIPGKDNGFDIEGLAIYQDKIFLGLRGPVLRGWAIVLEIELQNSSPGLMKLIPIGENKKEYKKHFLWLNGLGIRDLCLDREDLLILAGPTMDLDGPVQVYRWQNGVKSSENLLNYPQLVQEIPYGNCNDHAEGMTLFQDISGVPSLLVVYDSPAETRLIDDRSVTADLFPLS
- a CDS encoding thioredoxin family protein; the encoded protein is MTTEAPVNSPVKPESKFGARLRNFLIVIVAIALSVALVLGLRTETNSISVSELAKNSTPLDVAVSNGKPSIVEFYADWCTVCQKMAPDMAELEQQYADKANFVMLNVENTKWLPEMLKYRVDGIPHFVFLTKNAESIAQAIGDIPRNIMANNVEALVAGTPLPYAQATGKTSKVSTSVVPKQQDDPRSHGSQVVN
- a CDS encoding CHAD domain-containing protein, whose product is MKLATKSTVKTLGEYAYQAIQKHFNKTLKYEKAVKKDEDPEALHQMRVGMRRLRTAVSRFDIVLDLPKPASDKNIGKIARRLGSLRDLDVLKESLEQFYQPKLPHKEQKSLHKVFQALAKQREVALADVLNTLKDEPYKSFKQTLEEWLEKPHYQSLASLPIQQVLPDLLLPEVSIFFLHPGWLVGTQVTESEVRIRSDWQAEKIEQHLTSKGETIHDLRKQAKRLRYQMELFAELYTDAYTGYIAEVKSIQDILGSIQDSVVMGAWLTDIFKSEFNTHLPTLANLLAEHRYQLWQQWQPLQEKYLIVENRHNFHLAILQPA
- a CDS encoding TerC family protein; amino-acid sequence: MLDSIFDYLHFHFSVEAPIVLLILVFLEAVLSADNAIALAAIAQGLEDKELEAKALNFGLVIAYVLRISLILTATWVQNFWQFELLGAAYLLWLVFQHFTSEETEDSHHHGPRFKTVLQAIPVIAFTDLAFSLDSVTTAIAVSQERWLVLTGATIGIITLRFMAGLFIRWLDEYTNLEDAGYVTVALVGLRLLLKVINDDLVPPEWLMITAIALILAWGFSKRNPAPLPQAEPEKTEVK
- a CDS encoding MoaD/ThiS family protein, which codes for MAVTVLIPTALQKFTNSQATIECNGSNISELFDSLEKHCPGIKERLCDEQGQPRRFLNLYVNSEDIRFLDGTATPLKDGDEVSIVPAVAGG
- a CDS encoding NIL domain-containing protein; protein product: MKKRVTLTFPKRAIQMPVTYVLAKDFNVAANIIRAQVAPNQIGKLVVELSGDIDQLDAAIEWMRSRHIGVSSSLGEIAIDEDICVDCGLCTGVCPTEALSLHPETFKLIFTRSRCIVCEQCIPTCPVQAISTNL